In the genome of Streptomyces sp. V2I9, one region contains:
- a CDS encoding CdaR family transcriptional regulator yields the protein MARSLPPPGVVEVASALLTRTPDLGNRLALRMRSDIESYGNEKQISFASIRTSCTRNLRLMLQHFTTTDPVDVGPPTETGRLRAEQGVPLAETLHAYRIGFEFLWSELVEEAGRHTEVTDAMLVSLAAEVWRLAGEYSVAVASAYRETSSELMLQREHERSVLVEALFTGLIADHARLGETARTLGLPATGPFVVVAAAVSAPGREALPAVESTLRAAHIASAWRLLPDEQIGVVALPSGQTEEAAISVFRAHPAHVGISPPYASLRDTPQGLHFARLALAGLRNRPPGVARYDDHPLTMLVAAAPAEAARMVRNTLGPLLELQEQDRVRLLRTLEAWFEAHGSARETSRDLYVHPNTVRYRLRHIEELTGRSLQDPQAVMEIGAALTALRLLPDNNREVVFLPLPE from the coding sequence ATGGCTCGTTCGCTTCCGCCCCCCGGAGTCGTCGAGGTGGCTTCCGCGCTCCTCACCAGGACGCCTGACCTGGGGAATCGTCTCGCCCTGCGGATGAGGTCGGACATCGAGTCGTACGGCAACGAGAAGCAGATCTCCTTCGCGTCGATCCGTACGTCGTGCACCCGGAATCTCCGGCTCATGCTCCAGCACTTCACGACCACCGATCCGGTCGATGTCGGCCCGCCGACGGAGACCGGGCGCCTGAGGGCCGAGCAGGGGGTGCCCCTGGCCGAGACCCTGCATGCGTACCGCATCGGTTTCGAGTTCCTGTGGTCCGAGCTGGTGGAGGAGGCCGGCCGGCACACGGAGGTCACCGACGCCATGCTGGTCTCCCTGGCCGCCGAGGTGTGGCGGTTGGCCGGCGAGTACTCCGTCGCGGTGGCGAGCGCGTACCGCGAGACCTCTTCCGAGCTGATGCTGCAACGGGAACACGAACGGTCCGTGCTGGTCGAGGCGCTGTTCACCGGCCTGATCGCCGACCACGCACGCCTCGGCGAAACCGCGCGCACCCTGGGACTCCCCGCGACCGGGCCGTTCGTCGTCGTGGCCGCCGCGGTGTCCGCACCGGGCCGGGAGGCGCTGCCCGCCGTCGAGTCCACCCTCCGGGCGGCGCATATCGCCTCCGCCTGGCGCCTGCTGCCGGACGAGCAGATCGGCGTGGTCGCCCTGCCCTCGGGGCAGACGGAGGAGGCCGCCATCTCCGTGTTCCGCGCGCACCCGGCCCACGTCGGCATCAGTCCCCCCTACGCATCCCTGCGCGACACGCCCCAAGGACTGCACTTCGCCCGCCTGGCACTGGCGGGCCTCAGAAACCGCCCGCCGGGCGTGGCCCGCTATGACGACCATCCGCTGACGATGCTGGTGGCGGCCGCCCCTGCGGAGGCGGCGCGGATGGTGCGGAACACGCTCGGGCCCCTGCTCGAACTCCAGGAACAGGACCGCGTACGGCTGCTGCGGACCCTGGAAGCATGGTTCGAGGCCCACGGCTCGGCCCGCGAGACGAGCCGCGACCTGTACGTCCACCCCAACACGGTGCGCTACCGCCTGCGGCACATCGAAGAACTCACGGGGCGCTCACTCCAGGACCCACAGGCCGTCATGGAGATCGGAGCAGCACTGACGGCCCTGCGCCTGCTGCCGGACAATAACCGGGAGGTCGTATTCCTCCCTCTCCCTGAATGA
- a CDS encoding carboxymuconolactone decarboxylase family protein, which translates to MTTFQVPQRMNFSAVSPRVFTAVLALDAAAREGLDPALIELVQIRASQVNRCTYCIDYHAADARKAGESEQRIYQLSAWEESSLFTERERAALALTEAVTLLPAGVSDAVYERAAEHFEEKELAQLVALVFTVNAWNRMNVTTRKTPGTA; encoded by the coding sequence ATGACCACGTTCCAGGTACCTCAGCGCATGAATTTCTCCGCCGTCTCCCCCCGCGTGTTCACGGCGGTTCTCGCCCTCGACGCAGCCGCTCGTGAAGGGCTCGACCCCGCCCTGATCGAGTTGGTGCAGATCCGTGCGTCGCAGGTCAACCGCTGCACGTACTGCATCGATTACCACGCCGCCGACGCCCGCAAGGCCGGGGAGTCGGAGCAGCGGATCTACCAGCTCTCCGCGTGGGAGGAGTCGAGCCTGTTCACCGAGAGGGAGCGGGCGGCCCTCGCGCTGACCGAGGCCGTGACCCTGCTGCCCGCGGGTGTCTCGGACGCGGTGTACGAGCGGGCGGCGGAGCACTTCGAGGAGAAGGAGCTCGCCCAGCTCGTCGCGCTCGTCTTCACCGTCAACGCGTGGAACCGGATGAACGTCACCACGCGCAAGACACCCGGTACCGCGTAA
- a CDS encoding alpha/beta fold hydrolase: MFTFPSTDGLTIHVRRWLPAAPPRAVVQIAHGMGEHGARYEPLARALVAHGYAVYADDHRGHGLTMRPGRPGELGEDGWNLLVEDLAALTRIIREQHPAVPVVLLGHSLGSFAAQQYLLDHADLVDAVALCGTTAVDRLFAFLAEAGGDVMGAFNAAFQPARTEADWLSRDEAQVDAYIADPLCGFTLDGPSMAGLAAAAVTRLAEPKGIPAELPLHVLVGGDDPLNQRLTLSDLLVERYRATGLTRLTHRAYQGARHELFNETNRDEVVADLITWLDTVTSTGTGTGTVTG, translated from the coding sequence ATGTTCACCTTCCCCAGCACCGACGGCCTCACCATCCACGTCCGCCGCTGGCTTCCCGCCGCGCCGCCGCGCGCCGTCGTGCAGATCGCCCACGGCATGGGGGAGCACGGCGCCCGCTACGAACCGCTCGCGCGGGCGCTCGTGGCGCACGGGTACGCCGTGTACGCCGACGACCACCGCGGTCACGGGCTCACGATGCGTCCCGGCCGCCCCGGCGAACTCGGTGAGGACGGCTGGAACCTCCTGGTCGAGGACCTTGCCGCGCTCACCCGCATCATCCGCGAGCAGCACCCGGCTGTGCCCGTGGTCCTGCTCGGCCACAGTCTCGGCTCCTTCGCCGCGCAGCAGTACCTTCTGGACCACGCCGACCTCGTCGACGCCGTGGCACTGTGCGGCACCACCGCAGTGGATCGCCTCTTCGCCTTCCTCGCCGAAGCCGGCGGTGACGTCATGGGCGCCTTCAACGCCGCCTTCCAGCCGGCGCGCACGGAGGCGGACTGGCTGAGCCGCGACGAGGCCCAGGTGGACGCGTACATCGCGGATCCGCTGTGCGGCTTCACCCTCGACGGTCCGTCGATGGCCGGTCTCGCCGCCGCCGCGGTCACCCGCCTCGCCGAGCCGAAGGGAATCCCGGCCGAGCTGCCGCTCCACGTACTGGTCGGGGGCGACGACCCCCTCAACCAGCGCCTGACGCTCAGCGACCTCCTCGTCGAGCGCTACCGTGCGACGGGACTGACCCGTCTGACCCACCGGGCCTACCAGGGAGCCCGGCACGAGCTGTTCAACGAGACCAACCGTGACGAGGTGGTCGCGGACCTGATCACCTGGCTCGACACCGTCACGAGTACCGGTACCGGTACCGGTACCGTCACCGGCTGA
- a CDS encoding DHA2 family efflux MFS transporter permease subunit, translated as MRDAVATKRWLGLIAIALGVALIVVDTTIVNVITPSVVEDLGVNSSQAQWIQESYAIVFAALLLLTGRLSDMLGARRVFTWGVVVFGATSVLAGLAPNGGLLILARFLQGAGAAMILPTSLALLKANFTGKARGQAFAVWGSTIGAAAALGPLLGGWLSEHVSWRWAFGINVPLSVLVAFGVVRYLARSPRTEGRIDVVGAVLSVVGLGLLAFGLVEGRIYGWVATVHPLDLPGFTWGGGPSPVLVALILAGLALGLFVRRQAKLTRGGDASRAMMDVRLFSITSFRNGNIATLIIGVGEFGIVAVLPLWLQFTLGYSALQAGLALVPVAIGSFVASGASFGMAAKVSPLIQLRMGLALEVVGLAGIARVAAPDTSWWAVSAMLFLYGIGVGFATAQVTNVVLADIPDDSSGQGSGIQSAFRQLGSALGIAALTTVFFTTLSSRLHDSLVSSGLSGAAADKFSHAVTDSAGAAIGPLAGNPQTVPVADAARSAMSDGVAIGGYVAAGFVVLGLLASLLIPAMPPRAQAAAGEDEEGEEAEPEVEPAPRH; from the coding sequence ATGCGGGACGCGGTGGCCACCAAACGGTGGCTCGGACTGATCGCCATCGCCCTGGGCGTGGCGCTGATCGTCGTGGACACGACGATCGTCAACGTGATCACGCCATCGGTCGTCGAGGACCTGGGCGTCAACTCCTCGCAGGCGCAGTGGATCCAGGAGTCGTACGCGATCGTCTTCGCCGCGCTGCTGCTGCTCACCGGCCGGCTCTCCGACATGCTCGGCGCCCGCCGGGTCTTCACCTGGGGCGTCGTCGTCTTCGGCGCCACCAGCGTGCTCGCCGGGCTGGCGCCGAACGGCGGGCTCCTGATCCTGGCCCGCTTCCTCCAGGGCGCGGGCGCGGCGATGATCCTGCCGACCTCTCTGGCCCTGCTGAAGGCCAACTTCACCGGCAAGGCCCGCGGTCAGGCGTTCGCCGTCTGGGGTTCGACCATCGGAGCGGCCGCCGCACTCGGCCCGCTGCTCGGCGGCTGGCTGTCCGAGCACGTCTCCTGGCGCTGGGCATTCGGCATCAACGTGCCGCTGTCCGTGCTGGTCGCGTTCGGTGTGGTCCGCTACCTGGCCCGATCGCCCCGGACCGAGGGGCGCATCGACGTGGTCGGCGCCGTCCTCTCCGTCGTCGGGCTCGGCCTGCTCGCCTTCGGGCTCGTCGAGGGCCGCATCTACGGCTGGGTGGCCACCGTCCACCCGCTCGACCTCCCCGGCTTCACCTGGGGCGGCGGGCCTTCGCCCGTCCTGGTCGCGCTGATCCTCGCCGGTCTCGCGCTGGGCCTGTTCGTACGCCGCCAGGCGAAGCTGACGCGGGGCGGCGACGCGTCCAGGGCGATGATGGACGTGCGGCTGTTCTCCATCACCTCGTTCCGCAACGGCAACATCGCCACCCTGATCATCGGCGTCGGGGAGTTCGGCATCGTCGCGGTACTCCCGCTGTGGCTGCAGTTCACCCTCGGTTACAGCGCGCTGCAGGCCGGGCTCGCCCTGGTGCCGGTGGCCATCGGCAGCTTCGTCGCCAGCGGGGCCAGCTTCGGAATGGCGGCCAAGGTCTCGCCGCTGATCCAGCTGCGCATGGGCCTCGCGCTCGAAGTCGTCGGCCTGGCCGGAATCGCCCGGGTGGCCGCCCCGGACACCTCCTGGTGGGCCGTCTCGGCGATGCTCTTCCTGTACGGCATCGGCGTCGGCTTCGCCACGGCCCAGGTCACCAACGTGGTCCTCGCCGACATCCCGGACGACAGCAGTGGGCAGGGCTCCGGCATCCAGAGCGCGTTCCGCCAGCTCGGCTCCGCGCTCGGCATCGCCGCGCTCACCACGGTGTTCTTCACGACCCTCAGTTCCCGGCTGCACGACAGCCTGGTCTCCTCCGGTCTGTCGGGAGCCGCCGCCGACAAGTTCAGCCACGCCGTCACCGACAGCGCGGGTGCGGCGATCGGCCCGCTGGCCGGGAACCCGCAGACCGTCCCGGTCGCCGACGCCGCCCGTTCGGCGATGTCCGACGGTGTCGCCATCGGCGGTTACGTGGCGGCGGGGTTCGTGGTTCTGGGCCTGCTCGCCTCCCTGCTCATTCCCGCCATGCCGCCCCGGGCGCAGGCCGCTGCCGGGGAGGACGAAGAAGGGGAGGAGGCCGAGCCGGAGGTCGAGCCGGCCCCGCGCCACTGA
- a CDS encoding NfeD family protein — translation MPWFAWLLAAAALGVAEFFTLTLVFGLLAGAALVAAVVAGVGVGLLGQLIALGLAAVAGLALVRPVALRQIAQAPLTVEGSDALIGKRAEVVQEVTATHGLIKLSGEEWSARAFDEAQVIPVGALVDVMEIDGATAVVYPRELFP, via the coding sequence ATGCCGTGGTTCGCCTGGTTGCTGGCCGCGGCGGCGCTCGGAGTCGCGGAGTTCTTCACGCTCACCCTGGTCTTCGGGCTGCTGGCCGGCGCGGCGCTGGTGGCCGCCGTCGTGGCCGGTGTGGGCGTCGGACTGCTCGGGCAGCTCATCGCGCTCGGGTTGGCGGCGGTGGCGGGGCTCGCCCTCGTACGGCCCGTCGCCCTGCGGCAGATCGCCCAGGCGCCGCTGACCGTCGAGGGCAGCGACGCGCTGATCGGCAAGCGGGCCGAAGTCGTGCAGGAGGTCACCGCGACACATGGGCTGATCAAGCTCTCCGGTGAGGAATGGTCCGCCCGCGCCTTCGACGAAGCTCAGGTGATTCCCGTGGGCGCCCTGGTGGACGTCATGGAGATCGACGGCGCGACAGCCGTGGTGTACCCCCGCGAGCTTTTCCCCTGA
- a CDS encoding MarR family winged helix-turn-helix transcriptional regulator — protein MTEEPTSEDAAARRELLVEALRVYGGRYAELSRSFAAHLGLYATDATALLEIIAAEEQGAPISPARLSKRILLSSGATTSLLNRLESAGHIVRSREHSDRRVVTLRSSPHIHERADAFFHPLAAPMDAAVGRYPPAVLDQFRALLEEMCAAMDTHLAHVNQDA, from the coding sequence GTGACGGAGGAACCGACGTCGGAGGATGCTGCGGCGCGGCGCGAGCTGCTGGTGGAAGCCCTGCGGGTCTACGGCGGGCGCTACGCCGAACTCAGCCGCAGCTTCGCCGCCCATCTCGGTCTGTACGCCACGGACGCGACCGCACTGCTGGAGATCATCGCGGCCGAGGAGCAGGGCGCCCCGATCTCCCCGGCCCGCCTCAGCAAGCGCATCCTGCTCTCCTCGGGCGCCACGACGTCGCTGCTCAACCGGCTCGAAAGCGCCGGGCACATCGTCCGCAGCCGCGAGCACAGCGACCGGCGCGTCGTCACCCTGCGCAGCAGCCCGCACATCCATGAGCGGGCCGACGCGTTCTTCCATCCGCTCGCGGCGCCCATGGACGCCGCCGTCGGCCGCTACCCGCCCGCGGTCCTCGACCAGTTCAGGGCCTTGCTGGAAGAGATGTGCGCTGCCATGGACACCCATCTCGCCCACGTGAACCAGGACGCGTAG
- a CDS encoding DUF3626 domain-containing protein, producing MSSAASRTARERALRHVAERASGPPMDPALRVTLNFHPDRLLHGTPILEAMAEGGVYHSQFVTGTSNGGLTAHPGGDRWRWESRIFGGAYDEATAHERPVYGALNFRRKPVGGAPRFGSAYFRLTAETLTRSTFCYPDSFLEPSDFGVAARMGLIELACADQQDELDDYIEAQVHGSVQLRCDVEALVLDPCYQDTAVGEAALRLGCPVEWHPGFRLCVEELRRHPDYRGQEYVDLGTRIAVDGMLDPRIIGDSARAGLHDPQAVKKVWHYLARFGAPRKAADGSVAPAPMEGAVLDGLR from the coding sequence ATGAGCTCTGCAGCCTCCCGGACAGCGCGGGAACGGGCACTTCGGCATGTCGCGGAACGGGCGTCGGGCCCGCCGATGGACCCGGCGTTGCGGGTGACCCTCAACTTCCACCCGGACCGTCTGCTGCACGGCACGCCGATCCTGGAGGCTATGGCCGAGGGCGGCGTCTACCACTCGCAGTTCGTCACGGGGACCAGCAACGGCGGCCTGACCGCCCATCCGGGTGGCGACCGGTGGCGCTGGGAGAGCCGGATCTTCGGCGGTGCGTACGACGAAGCGACCGCTCATGAGCGGCCCGTCTACGGGGCGTTGAACTTCCGCCGCAAGCCGGTCGGCGGGGCGCCGCGGTTCGGCTCGGCTTATTTCCGGCTGACGGCCGAGACGCTGACGCGGAGCACGTTCTGTTACCCGGACAGCTTCCTTGAACCATCGGATTTCGGTGTCGCGGCCCGGATGGGGCTCATCGAGCTTGCCTGCGCCGATCAGCAGGACGAGCTCGACGACTACATCGAGGCGCAGGTGCACGGGTCGGTCCAGCTGCGATGCGATGTGGAGGCGCTGGTGCTGGACCCCTGCTACCAGGACACGGCAGTCGGGGAGGCGGCTCTGCGGCTTGGCTGCCCGGTGGAGTGGCACCCCGGCTTCCGACTCTGCGTCGAAGAACTCCGACGTCACCCTGACTACCGCGGCCAGGAGTACGTCGACCTGGGCACGCGGATCGCGGTCGACGGCATGCTCGACCCTCGGATCATCGGAGACTCCGCACGTGCCGGCCTCCATGACCCCCAGGCGGTCAAGAAGGTGTGGCACTACCTGGCGCGATTCGGGGCCCCTCGGAAGGCCGCGGACGGATCGGTGGCTCCGGCACCGATGGAGGGGGCCGTACTCGATGGCCTTCGTTGA